Below is a genomic region from Streptomyces sp. NBC_00461.
CCGGCGCCGAAGCCGTCCGCTCCGGCCAAGGCGCATCCGCAGCCGGTGACCGCCCAGCGCGCCACGCCACGGCAGGCCCCGCCCTCCCTCGCCCACACGGGCGCCGACCAGACACTGCCCGCCGCCGCGGCGAGCGTCGCGCTGGTCCTGGGCGGAGTCGCCGTCCACCGGAGCTTCCGGCGACGGGCGACACGCTGACCGCACGGCACGCACGCACGCATCGCAGCGGAGAAGGGCCCTGCCGGGCGGGGGACCGGCAGGGCCTTCCGTGACCTCGGTGAGCCCGGTGGGGCCGCGTCCTCCAGCTCGGCTAACGGGCCACCGCGGTCATCAGCACCATCCCGGAGTCCCCGTACTCCGGCAGCGTCGGGTCGCTGTCGATCCGGGTGACGGACAGGTCGCGGGTCATCGGGGTGAACACCCTGGTGACGATCTCCGGGTTCACGGGGCAGCCCGGCCAACGGGACGCGGGCCCGATGCGGTAGGTGGGCATGTTCTCCATGAAGGCGGCCACCAGGTACCCGCCGGGGACCACGCAGCGGACGAAGGCGCGGCAGAAGTCGGTGAATTCCGCGTAGTCCTCGGTGGCGCCCTCGGCGACGAAGTGCATGGACGCCAGCTCGTATCCGGCGGGCTCCAGCTCCCTGACGTCGGCGTGGACGACGTTGACGTGTGCCAGTGCCCCGGCCAGCGTGGTCGGCAGGTCGGGGTTCAGGCGCCGGGACAGCGCGTGGAACGGCTGCCAGCTGGCGTCGGGGCCGCAGAGGATCTGGTCCTCCAGGTAGGCGATGTTGCCCGCCCCCGCCTCGACGGCCTCGATACGGCGGCTCGCGGCGGCCGCGAGGATCAGGGGATAGAGGTTGGGGCCGGCCCCGAACTCCACCGAGCGGCCGACGGAACCCGGCACGAACCGCCGGTAGAACGCCGAGTGGTGGCTGATGACCGCGGCGTCGGACCGGTGCAGGTCGCGATAGTTCTCCGCGAGGTAGTCGGCGACCGGCCAGGTGTCCCAGTCGACGTCGTCGTTGTGGGTCGCCATGGCGGGCTCAGCCCTTCGCCTTCAGCGGGAAACGCGCGGACAGCCGGGTCAGGGTGCCGTTCAGCCGGTCGATGTCGGCGTCCGAGTTCAGAGCCGTGATCTGGACCCGGAAACCGACCCGGTCGCGCGGCACGAGCGGATAGGCGGCCAGCGTCACATAGATGCCCTCCTCCCAGAGGAACGCGGCGACCGCGTCGAGATCGTCCGCGTTCGCCAGCGGTATCTCGATGATCGGCAGCCGGTCCGTATTGAGCGTGCCGACATCCAGCCCGTCGAGGTGGTCCAGCACCCGGACCGTCCTGAGGTACAGGTCGGCGCGCAGGACGTCCCCGCGCCGGTCGTTGACGTCGAGCCCGGCGAGTGCCGTGGCCAGG
It encodes:
- a CDS encoding class I SAM-dependent methyltransferase: MATHNDDVDWDTWPVADYLAENYRDLHRSDAAVISHHSAFYRRFVPGSVGRSVEFGAGPNLYPLILAAAASRRIEAVEAGAGNIAYLEDQILCGPDASWQPFHALSRRLNPDLPTTLAGALAHVNVVHADVRELEPAGYELASMHFVAEGATEDYAEFTDFCRAFVRCVVPGGYLVAAFMENMPTYRIGPASRWPGCPVNPEIVTRVFTPMTRDLSVTRIDSDPTLPEYGDSGMVLMTAVAR